The Pseudomonas parafulva genome window below encodes:
- a CDS encoding MFS transporter produces MISVTSQPSELERATMRRVAWRLLPFLIVCYLIAIIDRGNIGMASLQMNQDLELSAKVFGFASSLFFFAYFLVEVPSNLAMQRYGARIWIARIMITWGLISAGTAFVQGANSLYVMRFLLGAAEAGFFPGVLLYLTYWLPSAYRARMVALFMVAIPAANFIGSPLSGLLLSLDGWMGMRGWHWLFILEGIPAVLLGIACLFVLTDRPEQAKWLSDEQRAWLTTRLAEEAAKKTTIGHISLWKLLRHKDIWVLALIYSGASAAGSTMSVWAPQLLKTFGLTSMEIGLVNAIPYGIASVLMIVWGRSSDRTGERRWHTAMTMLLIAAGLLMTLFTSSLPATVVMLTMVLVGAYSMKGPFWALVSGWLSSSTAAAGLAAVGAMANLIGGGLMVNVYGAIHDATNSYALALMPLAALCTLAGVMVLVIGRKRQLEQAEAAAALGAK; encoded by the coding sequence ATGATTTCAGTGACTTCACAGCCCAGTGAGCTCGAGCGCGCGACCATGCGCCGCGTCGCCTGGCGCCTGCTGCCGTTTCTCATCGTCTGCTACCTGATCGCGATCATCGACCGCGGCAACATCGGCATGGCTTCGCTGCAGATGAACCAGGACCTGGAACTGTCCGCCAAGGTCTTCGGTTTCGCCAGCAGCCTGTTCTTCTTCGCCTATTTCCTGGTCGAAGTACCCAGCAACCTGGCCATGCAGCGCTATGGCGCGCGGATCTGGATCGCCCGCATCATGATCACCTGGGGCCTGATCTCCGCCGGTACCGCATTCGTCCAGGGCGCCAACTCGCTGTACGTGATGCGTTTCCTGCTCGGCGCCGCTGAAGCTGGCTTCTTCCCCGGCGTCCTGCTCTACCTCACCTACTGGTTGCCCTCGGCCTACCGTGCGCGAATGGTGGCGTTGTTCATGGTGGCCATTCCGGCCGCCAATTTCATCGGCTCGCCGCTTTCCGGCCTGCTGCTGAGCCTGGACGGCTGGATGGGCATGCGCGGCTGGCACTGGCTGTTCATTCTCGAAGGCATTCCCGCCGTGCTGCTGGGCATCGCTTGTCTGTTCGTGCTGACCGACCGCCCCGAGCAGGCCAAGTGGCTGAGCGACGAACAACGCGCCTGGCTGACCACACGCCTGGCCGAGGAAGCGGCGAAGAAAACCACCATTGGCCATATTTCGTTGTGGAAACTGTTGCGCCACAAGGACATCTGGGTGCTGGCGCTGATTTACTCGGGCGCCTCTGCTGCGGGCAGCACCATGAGCGTCTGGGCCCCGCAACTGCTCAAGACCTTTGGCCTGACGTCGATGGAGATCGGCCTGGTCAACGCCATTCCCTACGGCATCGCCTCAGTCCTGATGATCGTCTGGGGTCGCAGCTCCGACCGCACGGGCGAACGTCGTTGGCACACGGCAATGACCATGTTACTGATCGCGGCTGGCCTGCTGATGACCCTGTTCACCTCGTCGTTGCCGGCCACCGTGGTGATGCTGACCATGGTGCTGGTGGGCGCCTACTCGATGAAAGGTCCGTTCTGGGCGCTGGTGTCCGGCTGGCTGTCCTCCTCCACCGCTGCCGCCGGCCTGGCGGCCGTGGGCGCGATGGCCAACCTCATCGGCGGTGGCCTGATGGTGAACGTCTACGGCGCCATCCACGACGCCACCAACAGCTACGCGCTGGCGCTGATGCCACTGGCGGCGCTGTGCACCCTGGCCGGCGTCATGGTGTTGGTGATCGGTCGCAAACGCCAGCTTGAGCAAGCCGAAGCGGCGGCGGCGCTCGGCGCCAAGTAA
- a CDS encoding amidohydrolase family protein, producing the protein MTDAELEHLHQAGVRGIRFNLSVGTQALDGIEALAARVDELGWNVQVATGPLLPEVAPRLAKLPSKLVIDHLGHVPQPEGLKSTAFAALTGLLDAGRTWVKLSAPYLRSAVGAPGYQDVGIVVSTLIARYPQHLVWGSDWPHPTLAPEQKPDDAALLDLLLQWAPDDRVRTMILRDTPVKLYDF; encoded by the coding sequence ATCACCGATGCCGAGCTTGAGCACCTCCATCAGGCCGGCGTTCGCGGTATCCGCTTCAACCTCAGCGTCGGCACCCAGGCCCTGGATGGCATCGAAGCGCTGGCCGCCCGTGTGGACGAACTGGGCTGGAACGTCCAGGTCGCGACCGGGCCGCTGCTGCCGGAGGTGGCACCGCGCCTGGCCAAGCTGCCGAGCAAGCTGGTGATCGATCACCTGGGCCACGTACCGCAGCCAGAGGGCCTGAAATCCACGGCATTCGCCGCGCTCACAGGACTGCTCGACGCTGGGCGCACCTGGGTCAAGCTGTCGGCGCCCTACCTGCGCTCAGCAGTCGGTGCGCCGGGTTATCAGGATGTGGGCATAGTCGTCAGCACGCTGATCGCGCGCTATCCCCAGCACCTGGTGTGGGGCAGCGACTGGCCGCACCCGACGTTGGCGCCAGAGCAGAAGCCGGACGATGCAGCGCTGCTGGACCTGTTGCTGCAATGGGCACCGGATGACCGCGTGCGCACGATGATCCTGCGCGATACGCCCGTGAAGCTGTACGACTTCTAA
- the arnB gene encoding UDP-4-amino-4-deoxy-L-arabinose aminotransferase: MTEHFLPFSRPSIGEQEITAVAQVLRSGWITSGSKNLELEQRFAEYVGGKHAVALSSATGALHVTLLALGIGLADEVITPSLTWVSTANIISLIGATPVFVDVDRHTLMCDAQHVQAAITPRTRAIIPVHFAGAALDLRPLRALAEQHGIALIEDAAHAVGTEYCDARIGASGTAIFSFHAIKNLTCAEGAMLVTDDHALADRVRRLKFHGLEVDAFDRSSQGRRPQAQVIEPGFKYNLADINAAMALVQLRRLEALNARRHALAEQYTARLADLPVKPLAVPTYPIRHVWHLFILRIDEQACGLTRDAFMDAMKHQGIGCGIHFIPAHLHPYYRQAYPDVRLPESEWNASRLCSIPLFPDMQSHDVERVVSAIEHCLERRG, translated from the coding sequence ATGACCGAGCATTTTCTACCCTTTTCTCGTCCGAGCATTGGCGAGCAAGAGATTACCGCCGTTGCACAGGTGCTCCGATCAGGCTGGATCACCAGCGGGTCGAAAAATCTGGAGCTCGAACAGCGCTTTGCCGAGTACGTGGGCGGCAAACATGCAGTTGCACTGTCCAGTGCTACCGGCGCATTGCACGTCACGCTGCTGGCGTTGGGGATCGGCCTAGCAGATGAAGTCATCACGCCTTCGCTGACCTGGGTTTCGACAGCCAACATCATTTCACTGATCGGCGCCACGCCGGTGTTCGTGGACGTCGATCGGCACACCCTGATGTGCGATGCACAGCATGTACAGGCCGCCATCACCCCGCGAACGCGGGCAATCATACCCGTTCATTTCGCCGGAGCCGCACTGGACCTGCGACCTCTGCGAGCCCTTGCAGAACAGCACGGCATTGCGCTGATCGAAGACGCTGCCCATGCGGTGGGAACCGAGTATTGCGATGCTCGGATCGGCGCCAGCGGCACCGCCATCTTTTCATTCCACGCCATCAAGAACCTGACCTGCGCCGAAGGCGCCATGCTGGTCACCGACGACCACGCGTTGGCCGATCGCGTGCGGCGCCTGAAATTCCATGGACTGGAAGTTGACGCGTTTGATCGCTCGAGCCAAGGCCGGCGCCCCCAGGCGCAGGTCATCGAGCCAGGCTTCAAGTACAACCTGGCGGACATCAATGCGGCCATGGCGCTGGTTCAGTTGCGACGGTTGGAAGCACTCAATGCCAGGCGCCACGCGCTGGCCGAACAGTACACCGCTCGCCTGGCCGATCTGCCCGTCAAGCCGCTGGCTGTTCCGACCTACCCGATCCGCCACGTCTGGCACCTGTTCATCCTGCGCATCGATGAGCAGGCCTGTGGCCTGACTCGCGACGCGTTCATGGACGCCATGAAGCACCAGGGTATTGGCTGCGGCATCCACTTCATTCCTGCACACCTGCACCCCTACTACCGCCAGGCCTATCCGGATGTTCGACTGCCGGAGAGTGAATGGAATGCTTCGCGGCTGTGCTCGATTCCACTGTTCCCCGACATGCAGAGCCACGACGTTGAACGGGTTGTTTCAGCCATCGAACACTGCCTGGAGCGCCGAGGATGA
- a CDS encoding glycosyltransferase, whose amino-acid sequence MKPASFKLVSIVIPVFNEEASLPQLLSRTLAACSRLSQPFELILVDDGSRDRSSMIMQEAASVEGSPVVAVLLNRNYGQHAAIFAGFEQSAGDLIITLDADLQNPPEEIPRLVEQAACGYDVVGSVRARRQDSAWRRWPSRLVNRAVKSATGVAMHDYGCMLRAYRRPIVDAMLKCQERSTFIPVLANSFARHTCEIHVAHAEREHGESKYSPMGLLNLMFDLLTCMTNMPLRLLSLCGAAMASAGFVLACALVLLRLTFGAAWAGNGLFVLFAVLFMFSGVQLLGMGLLGEYLGRLYSDVRARPRFLIEHVIRACPASRPVPPEPANPLPSARES is encoded by the coding sequence ATGAAGCCGGCATCATTCAAACTCGTCTCGATCGTGATTCCGGTATTCAACGAAGAGGCAAGCCTTCCCCAGTTGTTGAGCAGGACGCTTGCCGCCTGCAGTCGTCTGTCGCAACCGTTCGAACTCATCCTGGTGGATGACGGCAGTCGCGATCGTTCCTCGATGATCATGCAGGAAGCAGCCTCGGTCGAGGGCAGCCCGGTGGTGGCCGTACTGCTGAACCGAAACTATGGCCAGCATGCGGCGATTTTTGCAGGCTTCGAGCAGTCCGCCGGGGATCTGATCATCACCCTGGATGCCGACCTGCAGAATCCACCTGAGGAAATCCCACGGCTGGTCGAGCAAGCCGCCTGTGGCTATGACGTGGTGGGCTCGGTCCGCGCGCGCCGCCAGGACTCAGCATGGCGACGCTGGCCCTCGCGGCTTGTCAATCGAGCGGTCAAGAGCGCCACCGGGGTGGCCATGCACGACTATGGCTGCATGCTGCGCGCCTACCGTCGCCCGATTGTCGACGCCATGCTCAAGTGCCAGGAACGCAGCACCTTCATTCCCGTGCTGGCCAACAGCTTCGCCCGCCACACCTGCGAAATCCACGTCGCCCATGCCGAGCGTGAGCATGGCGAGTCAAAGTACAGCCCGATGGGCCTGCTCAACCTCATGTTCGATCTGCTCACCTGCATGACCAACATGCCCCTGCGCCTGTTGAGTCTGTGCGGTGCAGCCATGGCCAGTGCTGGCTTCGTGCTGGCCTGCGCGCTGGTGCTGCTGCGCCTGACATTTGGCGCGGCCTGGGCCGGTAACGGTCTGTTCGTGTTGTTCGCCGTGTTGTTCATGTTCAGCGGCGTCCAGTTGCTGGGCATGGGGCTGCTGGGCGAATACCTGGGCCGCCTGTACAGCGACGTCAGGGCGCGCCCGCGATTTCTGATCGAGCACGTTATCAGAGCCTGTCCTGCTTCGCGCCCGGTACCGCCGGAGCCTGCCAATCCGCTTCCTTCTGCCAGGGAATCCTGA
- the arnA gene encoding bifunctional UDP-4-amino-4-deoxy-L-arabinose formyltransferase/UDP-glucuronic acid oxidase ArnA, whose product MNVKTVVFAYHDIGCTGIESLLEAGYDICAVFTHIDQPQERIFFGSVARLCAERGIPVYAPEDVNHPLWVQRIRELEPDFLFSFYYRQLLGECILACAKRGAFNLHGSLLPRYRGRAPANWAIINGETQTGVTLHRMVGRADAGPILAQVPVAIAETDTGLRLQQKLRAATIGLLREKLPLLAAGGLSEVRQDEAQASYYGRRTAADGLIDWQHPAKRLYDLIRALTHPYPSAYCQTSEHKLLIWDADVILGNLGQPPGTVLCADPLRIACGEDSLVVRHAQRGDHGLYLCGAGLARELGLVEGASLNAAHPPAKRPTRVLILGVNGFIGNHLSERLLSDGNYEIHGMDIGSDAIERLKDNPQFHFVEGDISIHSEWIEYHVKKCDVVLPLVAIATPIEYTRNPLRVFELDFEENLKIIRYCVKYGKRVIFPSTSEVYGMCQDPEFDEDRSNLVVGPINKQRWIYSVSKQLLDRVIWAYGKQGLRFTLFRPFNWVGPRLDRLDSARIGSSRAITQLILHLVEGTPIRLVDGGEQKRCFTDVADGIEALARIIDNEGSCCDGQIINIGNPENEASIRELGEALLRQFDAHPLRGEFPPFAGFQLVENRTFYGDGYQDVSHRKPRIANARRLLHWQPTVDLEQTIAKTLDFFLNEALRERGRGQ is encoded by the coding sequence ATGAACGTCAAAACCGTTGTCTTTGCCTATCACGATATCGGTTGCACCGGCATCGAATCACTTCTCGAGGCCGGCTACGATATTTGCGCGGTCTTCACCCACATCGATCAGCCTCAGGAACGGATCTTCTTCGGCTCCGTAGCGCGTCTGTGCGCTGAGCGTGGCATCCCGGTTTACGCCCCCGAAGACGTCAATCATCCCCTGTGGGTGCAGCGCATTCGCGAGCTCGAGCCGGACTTCCTGTTTTCCTTCTATTACCGCCAGCTCTTGGGCGAGTGTATCCTCGCCTGCGCCAAGCGCGGCGCATTCAACCTGCACGGGTCCCTGCTGCCACGCTACCGAGGCAGAGCCCCAGCGAACTGGGCCATCATCAACGGCGAGACGCAGACCGGCGTCACCCTGCACCGAATGGTCGGACGCGCCGATGCCGGACCGATCCTTGCTCAAGTTCCGGTAGCCATCGCCGAGACCGATACTGGTCTGAGGCTTCAACAGAAACTGCGCGCAGCAACCATTGGCTTGCTGCGCGAAAAGCTACCACTACTGGCGGCCGGTGGTCTCTCAGAGGTGCGGCAGGATGAAGCCCAGGCCAGCTACTACGGCCGCCGTACGGCCGCCGATGGCCTGATCGACTGGCAGCACCCGGCCAAACGACTCTACGACCTGATCCGCGCGTTGACCCATCCCTACCCTAGCGCCTATTGCCAGACCAGTGAGCACAAGTTGTTGATCTGGGACGCCGATGTCATCCTGGGCAACCTCGGTCAGCCGCCTGGCACGGTGCTGTGCGCCGATCCGTTGCGCATCGCCTGCGGGGAAGATTCGCTGGTGGTGCGCCATGCACAGCGCGGCGACCATGGTCTGTATCTCTGCGGTGCGGGCTTGGCCCGTGAGCTGGGCCTTGTGGAGGGAGCGTCGCTGAACGCGGCGCACCCGCCTGCAAAACGCCCGACGCGGGTGCTGATCCTCGGCGTCAATGGCTTCATCGGCAATCACCTGTCCGAGCGACTGTTGAGTGACGGCAACTACGAAATCCATGGCATGGACATTGGCTCGGATGCCATCGAACGGTTGAAGGACAATCCACAGTTCCACTTCGTCGAGGGCGACATCAGCATCCACAGCGAATGGATCGAATACCACGTCAAGAAATGCGACGTCGTACTGCCGCTGGTCGCCATCGCCACCCCCATCGAGTACACCCGCAACCCGTTGCGCGTCTTCGAACTGGACTTCGAAGAAAACCTCAAGATCATCCGCTACTGCGTGAAGTACGGAAAACGCGTGATATTCCCTTCCACTTCGGAAGTCTATGGCATGTGCCAGGATCCGGAGTTCGACGAGGACAGGTCGAACCTGGTCGTAGGCCCCATCAACAAACAGCGCTGGATCTACTCGGTTTCCAAGCAACTGCTGGACCGAGTCATCTGGGCCTACGGGAAGCAAGGTCTGCGTTTTACTTTGTTCCGTCCGTTCAACTGGGTAGGCCCGCGCCTGGATCGCCTGGACTCGGCGCGCATTGGCAGCTCGCGAGCGATCACCCAGCTGATCCTGCACCTGGTGGAAGGCACCCCCATACGCCTGGTCGACGGTGGCGAACAGAAGCGCTGCTTCACCGATGTCGCCGACGGCATCGAAGCGCTGGCGCGCATTATCGACAACGAAGGAAGTTGTTGCGATGGGCAGATCATCAATATAGGCAACCCCGAGAACGAGGCGAGCATCCGCGAGTTGGGCGAAGCCTTGCTGCGTCAGTTCGATGCGCACCCGCTACGCGGCGAGTTCCCGCCCTTTGCCGGGTTTCAGTTGGTGGAGAACCGCACGTTCTACGGCGACGGCTACCAGGATGTCAGCCACCGCAAACCGCGCATCGCCAATGCACGGCGCTTGCTGCACTGGCAGCCGACCGTCGATCTGGAACAGACCATCGCCAAGACCCTGGACTTTTTCCTCAACGAAGCGCTCCGCGAGCGCGGGAGAGGCCAATGA
- the arnD gene encoding 4-deoxy-4-formamido-L-arabinose-phosphoundecaprenol deformylase: protein MSRVGLRIDVDTFTGTREGVPALLDLLDAAAVKATFFFSVGPDNMGRHLWRLARPAFLHKMLRSKAASLYGWDVLLAGTAWPGKSIGNKLAPIMRRAQEAGHEIGLHAWDHYAWQAHAGRWPDHVLVDQVRQGKECLEDIIGQSVTCSAAPGWRADTPILSAKQALDFRYNSDCRGCGIFLPLLSDECPGTPQIPVSLPTFDEMTRPGLSLNSFNELILDQLTASRDGVYTVHAEVEGRSMASGFEQLLKRAAWRGIDFKPLGTLLPQDIQRLPIAPVVRGAVAGREGWVGVRHT, encoded by the coding sequence ATGAGTCGGGTGGGATTGCGGATCGATGTGGACACCTTTACCGGCACGCGTGAAGGCGTGCCCGCGCTGCTCGATCTGCTCGACGCCGCTGCGGTCAAGGCCACCTTCTTTTTCAGCGTGGGCCCCGACAACATGGGGCGTCACCTCTGGCGACTGGCCCGCCCGGCATTCCTGCACAAGATGCTGCGCTCGAAGGCCGCCAGCCTTTATGGATGGGACGTGCTCCTGGCCGGCACGGCATGGCCTGGAAAGTCGATAGGCAACAAATTGGCACCGATCATGCGGCGCGCCCAGGAGGCGGGTCATGAGATCGGCTTGCACGCCTGGGATCACTACGCCTGGCAAGCCCACGCCGGCCGATGGCCGGATCACGTTCTGGTCGATCAGGTGCGTCAGGGCAAGGAATGCCTCGAAGACATCATTGGCCAATCGGTGACCTGTTCGGCAGCACCCGGCTGGCGGGCTGACACCCCTATCCTTTCGGCCAAGCAGGCGCTCGATTTTCGCTACAACAGCGACTGCCGAGGCTGCGGAATCTTCCTGCCGCTACTGTCCGACGAATGCCCAGGCACCCCGCAGATTCCTGTGAGCCTACCGACTTTCGACGAAATGACGAGGCCTGGATTGTCCTTGAACAGCTTCAACGAGCTCATCCTCGATCAACTGACCGCCAGCCGCGATGGCGTCTATACCGTCCATGCCGAAGTGGAAGGCCGGAGCATGGCCAGTGGATTCGAACAACTGCTCAAACGCGCCGCCTGGCGCGGCATCGACTTCAAGCCCCTCGGTACGCTGCTGCCGCAGGATATCCAGAGGCTGCCGATCGCCCCTGTAGTACGCGGGGCGGTGGCGGGCCGCGAAGGCTGGGTGGGGGTTCGTCATACATGA
- the arnT gene encoding lipid IV(A) 4-amino-4-deoxy-L-arabinosyltransferase, with translation MSRVQQWSLIVLIFVLFYALPLSNHGLWIPDETRYAQIGQEILLSGDWVSPHFMGLRYFEKPIAGYWMIAAGQALFGENLVGVRIASLLATAMSTLLIFLLAQRIWHNRRTSWLAAAFYASFGLIAGQAGYSNLDPQFTWWVNLSLAALWCALNASTIQQRLGLWVVLGLACGMGFLTKGFLALLLPVLIAVPYAVCHKCFKPLLKFGPLAVLVALLVCAPWALSVHAREADYWSFFFWHEHIRRFAAEDAQHLRPWWFYLPLMLAATLPWAGLLPVSLKHAWRERSSADMVFLGLWLVLPFLFFSLSRGKLPTYIMPCLMPLALMMAHAIDRRLSEHEGAALRFNGWINLGIAVIASGGLVFVQWKQPVYVDEPLALSLIVIVIVVWGLCGLVQAIMPIRLWYAPLLGLWMLIAILPAAMPARVVNNKTPDTFIATHLPELMNVTHLVSNDLGAASALAWLTKRPDVTLYGTRGELKYGLSYPEHSHRSVAPDAFQAWLHETRKTGSVAVVLRSKDGSGRHLPQLPGGRRYASGHLSLVILEQTP, from the coding sequence ATGAGTCGCGTCCAACAGTGGTCACTGATCGTCCTGATCTTCGTCCTGTTCTATGCCCTGCCGTTAAGCAACCATGGTCTATGGATCCCGGACGAAACGCGCTACGCGCAAATCGGCCAGGAAATACTGCTCAGCGGTGATTGGGTTTCCCCCCATTTCATGGGCCTGCGCTATTTCGAAAAGCCCATAGCCGGTTACTGGATGATCGCCGCAGGGCAAGCCCTGTTCGGCGAGAACCTTGTCGGGGTACGCATCGCATCGCTGCTCGCCACAGCCATGAGCACCCTGCTGATATTCCTGCTGGCCCAGCGCATCTGGCACAACCGGCGTACCAGTTGGCTGGCAGCGGCGTTCTACGCAAGCTTCGGGTTGATTGCCGGGCAGGCCGGTTACAGCAACCTGGACCCTCAGTTCACCTGGTGGGTCAATCTCAGCCTTGCGGCACTGTGGTGCGCGCTTAACGCCTCAACGATCCAACAGCGACTCGGGCTGTGGGTGGTGCTTGGACTGGCCTGCGGCATGGGATTCCTGACCAAAGGGTTCCTCGCTCTGCTGTTGCCGGTGCTGATCGCCGTGCCCTACGCCGTTTGTCACAAGTGCTTCAAGCCACTGCTGAAGTTTGGGCCGCTCGCAGTGCTAGTGGCGCTGTTGGTGTGCGCACCCTGGGCGTTGAGCGTGCATGCCAGGGAGGCGGATTACTGGAGCTTCTTCTTCTGGCATGAGCACATTCGACGCTTCGCTGCCGAAGACGCCCAACACCTGCGGCCCTGGTGGTTCTACCTGCCCCTCATGCTCGCCGCCACACTGCCCTGGGCCGGCCTGCTCCCGGTCAGCCTCAAGCACGCGTGGCGCGAGCGCTCATCCGCCGACATGGTCTTCCTGGGGCTCTGGCTGGTGTTACCGTTCCTGTTCTTCAGCCTGAGCCGTGGCAAGCTACCGACCTACATCATGCCGTGCCTGATGCCCCTGGCACTGATGATGGCCCATGCCATCGACCGGCGCCTGAGCGAGCACGAGGGTGCAGCCCTTCGCTTCAACGGCTGGATCAATCTCGGCATCGCCGTGATTGCCAGCGGCGGCCTGGTCTTCGTGCAGTGGAAACAGCCTGTCTATGTCGATGAACCTCTGGCGTTAAGCCTGATAGTCATCGTCATCGTCGTGTGGGGACTGTGTGGTCTGGTCCAGGCAATCATGCCCATCCGCTTGTGGTATGCCCCGCTGTTGGGTCTTTGGATGCTGATCGCGATCCTGCCAGCGGCGATGCCCGCACGTGTGGTGAACAACAAGACACCTGACACGTTCATTGCCACGCATCTGCCGGAACTGATGAACGTAACGCACCTGGTGAGCAATGACCTGGGCGCCGCCTCGGCGTTGGCGTGGCTTACAAAAAGACCCGATGTCACCCTCTACGGCACCAGAGGTGAACTGAAGTACGGCTTGTCATACCCCGAACACAGTCATCGCAGCGTCGCACCCGACGCCTTTCAGGCGTGGTTGCACGAGACACGAAAAACGGGATCGGTCGCCGTCGTACTGAGAAGCAAGGACGGCTCTGGCCGCCATCTGCCGCAGCTCCCTGGCGGCAGACGGTACGCATCGGGGCACTTGTCGCTCGTCATTCTCGAGCAGACCCCATGA
- the arnF gene encoding 4-amino-4-deoxy-L-arabinose-phosphoundecaprenol flippase subunit ArnF, whose translation MSPRTGLAAAWTSVLLVSAAQLAMHWGMTRLPAICDWATWPRGAVAWVAGGVVAYAVSLGFWLRALSQLPLGRAYGLLGLSYALVYILSASLPFFDTHFSAIKTVGVGLIVAGVWLMNTCGASRDCPVQCCKESQ comes from the coding sequence ATGAGCCCCCGCACAGGTCTGGCCGCTGCCTGGACGAGCGTGCTGCTGGTCAGCGCTGCACAGCTAGCCATGCACTGGGGCATGACTCGGCTGCCAGCGATTTGCGACTGGGCCACGTGGCCCAGGGGTGCAGTCGCCTGGGTAGCGGGCGGTGTCGTGGCCTACGCGGTTTCACTCGGCTTCTGGCTACGAGCCCTAAGCCAGCTGCCTCTGGGCAGGGCCTACGGCCTGCTTGGCCTGAGCTACGCGCTGGTCTACATCCTGTCGGCCAGCCTGCCCTTTTTCGACACCCATTTCTCGGCCATCAAGACAGTGGGCGTGGGCCTGATCGTGGCCGGCGTATGGCTAATGAATACCTGCGGTGCGAGCCGCGACTGCCCTGTGCAGTGTTGCAAGGAGAGTCAATGA
- a CDS encoding UDP-glucose dehydrogenase family protein, translated as MKITVYGSGYVGLVQSSVLAEVGHDVVCMDIDQNKVDALSRGLATIFEPGLETLLREGLDSGRLQFTGDSRLAAEHGHVQFIAVGTPPGADGAADLGAVFAVADQISLHRSAPVIIVEKSTVPVGTGDRLRQHIRRRLDDAGRSLEFEIASNPEFLKEGAALADCRRPDRIVIGTESEAVRQVMRELYEPFNRNHDRMLFMTLRSAELTKYAANGMLATKISFINQLAELAEHVGADIESVRLGMGADPRIGYHFIYPGCGYGGSCFPKDMRALINSAQQVQCPSDLLEAVEAINGRQKSKLFERIKSYFGGDLTGKVFALWGLAFKPNTDDIRDAPSRVLMESLWAHGARVNAYDPEAMLETQRAYGHDARLSLMGTPEAALTGADALVICTEWQQFKAPDFEAIKDRLNAPVIIDGRNLFDPERMHRHGITYFPIGRGRSCAPSDDGRLSDGVPESLLAQ; from the coding sequence ATGAAAATCACGGTCTATGGAAGCGGCTACGTCGGTTTGGTTCAGTCCAGTGTGCTGGCGGAAGTCGGTCATGATGTCGTGTGCATGGACATCGATCAGAACAAGGTGGACGCACTGTCGCGGGGCCTGGCAACGATCTTCGAGCCGGGGCTCGAGACACTGCTGCGCGAAGGTCTGGACAGCGGCCGATTGCAGTTCACCGGCGACTCTCGTCTGGCTGCGGAGCACGGGCATGTGCAATTCATCGCGGTCGGCACGCCCCCGGGGGCAGACGGTGCGGCAGATCTGGGGGCAGTCTTCGCGGTGGCGGATCAGATCAGCCTTCACCGCTCAGCACCGGTCATCATCGTGGAGAAATCCACGGTGCCGGTGGGTACCGGTGATCGCCTGCGCCAGCACATTCGCCGGCGACTCGACGATGCGGGGCGCTCACTGGAGTTCGAAATTGCCTCGAACCCGGAGTTTCTCAAGGAGGGGGCGGCACTGGCTGATTGTCGCCGACCCGACCGGATCGTCATCGGGACCGAGAGCGAAGCGGTGCGTCAGGTGATGCGCGAACTCTATGAGCCATTCAATCGCAACCATGACCGCATGCTGTTCATGACGCTGCGCAGCGCCGAACTGACCAAATACGCAGCTAATGGCATGCTGGCCACCAAGATCAGCTTCATCAACCAACTCGCCGAACTTGCCGAACACGTGGGCGCCGACATTGAGTCGGTGCGTTTGGGCATGGGGGCAGATCCCCGAATTGGCTACCACTTTATCTACCCAGGCTGCGGCTACGGCGGCTCATGCTTTCCCAAGGACATGCGCGCGCTCATCAACAGCGCGCAGCAGGTGCAATGCCCGAGCGACCTGCTGGAGGCTGTGGAAGCGATCAATGGGCGGCAAAAAAGCAAGTTGTTCGAACGCATCAAGAGCTACTTCGGCGGCGATCTTACCGGCAAGGTGTTCGCGCTCTGGGGACTGGCGTTCAAGCCCAACACCGATGACATTCGTGATGCGCCCAGCCGAGTACTCATGGAATCACTGTGGGCCCACGGGGCGCGGGTCAATGCCTACGATCCAGAGGCGATGCTGGAAACCCAACGCGCCTACGGCCACGATGCGCGCCTGTCGTTGATGGGCACGCCTGAGGCGGCGCTGACGGGGGCGGACGCCTTGGTTATCTGCACGGAGTGGCAACAGTTCAAGGCCCCGGATTTCGAGGCAATCAAAGACCGCCTGAACGCACCGGTCATCATCGACGGCAGAAATCTCTTCGATCCCGAGCGGATGCACAGGCACGGTATCACCTACTTCCCCATTGGCCGTGGACGGTCGTGTGCCCCCTCAGATGATGGACGTCTGTCGGACGGAGTGCCGGAGTCGCTTTTGGCCCAGTGA